A stretch of Deltaproteobacteria bacterium DNA encodes these proteins:
- a CDS encoding branched-chain amino acid ABC transporter permease, with protein sequence MLLLAQLINALVIGTLYALMSLGLSLIFGVLKLVNFAHGESLMIGGYLYYFLASFFISLGFGLPLPLALLATIPGVFIFGVVLEKLLLKPAYQKRMARYDEYVILVTFALGIFLQNLALPIFGPYNRQPPAILKGRIKFGDLIIAGDRLTAALIAFIVIGLLLFFLHKTYTGKGLRAVAQNPNAASIHGISVAKMRSMAFGLGMSLAGIGGALLGPIFLVNPVMGVPFAVKAFVIVVLGGMGSVKGTIIGAYILAIVENFGSILLPDPSRALAYKDAYGLLLLILTLLIRPQGLFGESERRA encoded by the coding sequence GTCACTGGGGTTGTCTCTCATTTTTGGGGTCCTGAAACTGGTAAACTTCGCCCATGGGGAATCCCTTATGATTGGGGGATACCTCTATTATTTTCTAGCGAGTTTTTTTATCTCACTTGGCTTTGGTCTACCTCTGCCTCTGGCCTTGCTTGCCACAATACCCGGGGTTTTCATTTTCGGTGTGGTGCTCGAAAAATTATTGCTCAAGCCTGCATACCAAAAAAGAATGGCGCGCTACGATGAATACGTCATTCTGGTCACCTTTGCCCTGGGCATTTTCTTGCAGAACCTGGCCCTGCCTATTTTCGGTCCTTACAACCGCCAGCCACCAGCTATTTTAAAAGGACGCATAAAATTCGGCGATTTGATCATAGCTGGAGATCGCCTGACCGCTGCCTTGATTGCCTTCATTGTGATAGGTCTTTTGTTGTTTTTTCTACACAAGACATATACAGGGAAAGGCCTTCGGGCCGTGGCGCAAAACCCCAACGCAGCCTCCATACATGGCATCAGTGTTGCCAAGATGCGCAGTATGGCATTTGGCCTGGGCATGTCTCTTGCCGGTATTGGCGGGGCGCTGCTCGGGCCTATTTTTCTGGTAAATCCGGTGATGGGAGTCCCTTTTGCGGTGAAAGCTTTTGTGATTGTCGTACTCGGTGGCATGGGATCTGTCAAAGGAACGATCATCGGAGCCTACATCCTGGCGATCGTGGAGAACTTTGGCTCAATTCTACTGCCTGATCCTTCGCGGGCTCTCGCCTATAAAGACGCTTACGGGCTTTTGCTGTTGATTCTCACATTGTTGATCCGGCCCCAGGGGCTTTTCGGGGAAAGTGAGAGGCGCGCATGA
- a CDS encoding branched-chain amino acid ABC transporter permease: MKRVAVCALLIYAVFFPFLFKDYWLYVAIIGLYYAILATSWSMLAGQVGIISFAHAAFAGVGAYTSAILVIRLQVPIPLSIIAGSCAAAVFGLGIGALTLRMRGAYLALTTLAFSEIFRIFLTAEYELTRGSYGLRVPLIFNGDKRVCYFIGLILLIFTIGSLFLVLRSKLGLFLLAMREDEDGAATRGVNTTYYRLIAFVITSAFAGLAGGFYAHVIGLVSPRMTMIGEMGLILAMSVFGGIESLLGSALGAMVLQVLTEYLRAFAEWRLAIFGALVLLTLRFIPQGILPWLVDLVDQVWSGKPKVMRSGQR, encoded by the coding sequence ATGAAACGTGTCGCAGTGTGTGCGCTATTGATTTACGCAGTCTTTTTCCCATTCCTGTTCAAAGATTATTGGCTATATGTTGCTATTATCGGACTCTACTACGCGATATTAGCGACTTCATGGTCCATGCTCGCCGGCCAAGTAGGGATTATTTCTTTTGCCCACGCCGCCTTCGCTGGAGTAGGCGCATACACTTCAGCTATTCTGGTCATAAGGCTCCAGGTGCCCATACCCCTGTCGATTATTGCTGGAAGTTGTGCGGCAGCCGTATTCGGGTTGGGCATCGGCGCCCTTACTCTCAGGATGAGAGGAGCCTATCTTGCTTTGACAACGCTTGCCTTTTCTGAAATTTTCCGAATTTTTCTTACTGCAGAATATGAACTCACCCGGGGGTCTTATGGTCTGAGGGTCCCACTTATTTTTAATGGCGATAAACGGGTTTGCTATTTTATAGGGTTAATTCTCCTCATTTTTACCATAGGCAGTTTATTTCTTGTCCTGCGCTCAAAACTTGGTCTTTTTTTGCTAGCAATGAGGGAAGATGAAGACGGGGCAGCAACCCGCGGGGTGAACACCACGTATTATCGGCTGATTGCCTTTGTTATTACCAGCGCTTTTGCTGGACTCGCCGGTGGCTTCTATGCTCATGTAATAGGCCTGGTCAGCCCTCGGATGACAATGATCGGAGAAATGGGCTTGATTCTGGCGATGAGCGTCTTCGGAGGCATAGAATCTTTGCTTGGCTCAGCCCTCGGGGCCATGGTCCTCCAGGTTCTCACCGAGTACTTGCGTGCCTTCGCGGAATGGAGGCTGGCTATCTTCGGTGCTCTGGTGTTGCTCACTCTGAGATTCATTCCGCAAGGTATCCTGCCGTGGCTTGTGGATCTGGTGGAT